One segment of Xanthomonas oryzae pv. oryzae DNA contains the following:
- the ddlA gene encoding D-alanine--D-alanine ligase, translating to MRKIRVGLIFGGKSAEHEVSLQSARNILDALDPQRFEPVLIGIDKQGQWHVNDPDSFLLHADDPARIALHRSGRGVALLPGAQQQQLRPIQPEQALALAQIDVVFPIVHGTLGEDGSLQGLLRMANLPFVGSGVLGSAVAMDKDMAKRVLRDARLAVAPFVCFDRHTAAHADVDTLIAQLGLPLFVKPANQGSSVGVSQVRTADAFAAALALALAYDHKVLVEAAVAGREIECAVLGNAVPHASVCGEVVVHDAFYSYATKYISEHGAEIVIPADIDAQTQQRIQQIAVQAYQALGCAGMARVDVFLCADGRIVINEVNTLPGFTRISMYPKLWQASGLDYRGLITRLIELALERHTDDQLLRSAVELH from the coding sequence ATGCGCAAGATCCGGGTCGGCCTCATCTTCGGCGGCAAATCGGCCGAGCACGAGGTTTCGTTGCAATCGGCGCGCAACATCCTGGATGCGCTGGACCCGCAACGCTTCGAGCCGGTGCTGATTGGTATCGACAAGCAAGGCCAATGGCACGTCAACGACCCCGACAGCTTCCTGCTCCATGCCGACGACCCGGCACGTATTGCGCTGCATCGCAGTGGTCGCGGGGTGGCACTGCTGCCGGGCGCGCAACAGCAGCAATTGCGGCCCATCCAGCCGGAGCAGGCGCTGGCGCTGGCGCAAATCGATGTGGTGTTCCCCATCGTGCACGGCACCTTGGGCGAAGACGGCTCGCTGCAGGGGCTGCTGCGCATGGCCAACCTGCCCTTCGTGGGCTCCGGCGTGCTGGGCTCGGCGGTGGCGATGGACAAGGACATGGCCAAGCGCGTGTTGCGCGATGCCAGGCTGGCGGTGGCACCGTTCGTCTGCTTCGACCGCCACACCGCCGCGCACGCCGATGTGGATACGTTGATCGCGCAGCTGGGCTTGCCGTTGTTCGTCAAACCGGCCAACCAGGGCTCATCGGTCGGCGTCAGCCAGGTGCGCACGGCCGACGCATTCGCTGCTGCACTCGCCTTGGCGTTGGCCTATGACCATAAGGTGCTGGTGGAAGCGGCCGTTGCCGGGCGCGAAATCGAATGCGCCGTGCTGGGCAATGCCGTGCCACACGCAAGCGTCTGCGGCGAAGTGGTGGTGCACGACGCATTCTATTCGTACGCAACCAAATACATCAGCGAACACGGTGCCGAGATCGTGATTCCGGCCGACATCGATGCGCAGACCCAGCAACGCATCCAGCAGATCGCAGTGCAGGCCTACCAGGCGCTGGGCTGCGCAGGCATGGCGCGCGTGGACGTCTTTTTGTGCGCCGATGGGCGCATCGTGATCAACGAGGTCAACACGCTGCCAGGCTTCACCCGCATCAGCATGTATCCGAAATTATGGCAGGCAAGCGGGCTGGACTATCGCGGTCTGATTACGCGGTTGATCGAGCTCGCACTGGAACGGCACACAGACGACCAACTGCTACGCAGCGCGGTCGAGCTACACTGA
- a CDS encoding ubiquinone biosynthesis accessory factor UbiJ — translation MPGSLFTSLKPLAGQALQAALNRALALDPDTRDALLPLEGQRIALTLDAPALALQIRVHARRLLVGPVDPAQEPDLAVRSSLAGLLGQLPLLANARRTGAPAGRLKVSGDAELARQLQQLAGRFDPDWQLPFVAVFGEILGVQIASAVGAALQQARCSAVDLAQSAAEFVTEESRDVLPRAELEAFHDDVDELRDDVERLAARVSRLRASGGAA, via the coding sequence ATGCCCGGATCACTCTTCACTTCACTCAAGCCGCTCGCCGGCCAGGCCCTGCAGGCAGCGCTCAACCGTGCGCTGGCGTTGGACCCGGACACCCGCGATGCCCTGCTGCCGCTGGAAGGCCAGCGTATCGCGCTGACCCTGGACGCGCCTGCGCTGGCCCTGCAGATCCGCGTGCATGCGCGCCGGTTGCTGGTTGGCCCGGTCGATCCGGCGCAGGAGCCCGACCTGGCGGTGCGCAGCAGCCTGGCCGGCTTGCTCGGGCAACTGCCGCTGCTGGCCAACGCACGCCGCACCGGCGCGCCGGCGGGCCGGCTCAAGGTCTCCGGCGATGCCGAACTGGCACGCCAGCTGCAGCAGCTGGCTGGTCGCTTCGATCCGGATTGGCAGCTGCCGTTTGTGGCGGTGTTCGGCGAGATTCTGGGCGTGCAGATCGCCAGCGCGGTGGGCGCCGCGTTGCAGCAGGCACGTTGCAGCGCAGTGGATCTGGCGCAGAGCGCGGCCGAATTCGTCACCGAAGAATCGCGCGATGTGCTGCCACGCGCCGAGCTCGAAGCCTTCCACGATGACGTGGACGAGCTGCGCGACGATGTCGAACGGCTGGCCGCACGCGTGAGCCGCCTGCGCGCGAGCGGAGGCGCGGCATGA
- the ubiB gene encoding ubiquinone biosynthesis regulatory protein kinase UbiB, translating to MKAILRASRIGRVILRYRLDALLEGTPAERWLRLAKPFVPRASAEIAVQSRGARLRLALQELGPIFVKFGQILSTRRDLIPADVAEELTLLQDRVKPFDGEAARLIVERALGLPVSVAFASFDTVPLASASIAQVHAATLPPDANGVRREVVVKVLRPEIERQIDADIALLHSLATLVERTHPRADKIRPREVVAEIEGTLSAELDLQREGANASVLRRFWEGSDDLYVPEVIWSHTAERALTLERVYGIPSDDIAKLDAAGIDRKALAAKGVRVFYTQVFRDNFFHADAHAGNIWVDSDPERRLNPRFIALDFGIMGQLSQEDQYYLAENFMAIFHKDYRRMAELHVEAGWMPSNVRIDELEAAARSVCEPYFTRPLSEISLAQVLIKLFRVAQRYELTLQPQLILLQKTLLNIEGVGRQLDPKLDIWAVARPVLERILRERYSPRRVLRELSKRLPEIMTHAPDMPRLVHSWLKQQVEGRHQIDIRSTELLALDLSLRKLQTRVVTAITGSGLLVVAAVLYGLHPDGWYLGTVPVWSWISGGAGSAALLVAWLRR from the coding sequence ATGAAGGCGATCCTGCGGGCCAGCCGCATCGGCCGGGTGATCCTGCGCTACCGGCTGGACGCCTTGCTCGAAGGCACCCCGGCCGAGCGCTGGCTGCGCCTTGCAAAACCGTTCGTGCCGCGCGCCAGCGCCGAAATCGCCGTGCAATCGCGCGGTGCGCGGCTGCGCCTGGCGTTGCAGGAATTGGGGCCGATCTTCGTCAAGTTTGGGCAGATCCTGTCCACCCGGCGCGATCTGATTCCGGCCGACGTGGCCGAAGAACTCACCTTGTTGCAGGACCGGGTCAAGCCGTTCGATGGCGAAGCCGCGCGCCTGATCGTGGAGCGGGCGCTTGGCCTGCCGGTGAGCGTGGCATTTGCCAGCTTCGACACCGTGCCGCTGGCGTCGGCGTCGATTGCCCAGGTGCATGCGGCCACGTTGCCGCCTGATGCCAATGGCGTGCGCCGCGAAGTGGTGGTCAAGGTGCTGCGCCCGGAGATTGAGCGTCAGATCGATGCCGATATTGCGCTGCTGCACTCGCTGGCCACGCTGGTCGAACGCACCCACCCGCGCGCCGACAAGATCCGGCCGCGCGAAGTAGTGGCCGAGATCGAAGGCACCTTGTCGGCCGAACTCGACCTGCAGCGCGAAGGCGCCAACGCCAGCGTGTTGCGCCGGTTCTGGGAAGGCTCGGACGATCTGTACGTGCCGGAAGTGATCTGGTCGCACACCGCCGAGCGCGCGCTCACGCTGGAGCGTGTGTACGGCATTCCGTCCGACGATATCGCCAAGCTCGATGCGGCAGGCATCGACCGCAAGGCGCTGGCGGCCAAGGGCGTGCGCGTGTTCTACACCCAGGTGTTCCGCGACAACTTCTTCCATGCCGATGCGCACGCTGGCAACATCTGGGTCGATTCGGACCCGGAGCGCCGCCTCAATCCGCGCTTCATCGCGTTGGATTTCGGCATCATGGGCCAGCTCTCGCAGGAAGATCAGTACTACCTGGCCGAGAACTTCATGGCGATCTTCCACAAGGATTATCGCCGCATGGCCGAGTTGCACGTCGAGGCAGGCTGGATGCCGTCGAACGTGCGCATCGACGAACTGGAAGCAGCCGCGCGCTCGGTGTGCGAGCCGTATTTCACCCGGCCCCTGTCGGAAATTTCGCTGGCGCAGGTGCTGATCAAATTGTTCCGCGTGGCGCAGCGCTATGAATTGACCCTGCAGCCGCAGCTGATCCTGCTGCAAAAAACGCTGCTCAATATCGAAGGCGTGGGCCGGCAACTCGACCCCAAGCTGGATATCTGGGCAGTGGCGCGGCCGGTGCTCGAACGCATCCTGCGCGAGCGTTACAGCCCACGCCGCGTGCTGCGCGAACTGAGCAAGCGGTTGCCGGAAATCATGACCCATGCGCCGGACATGCCGCGGCTGGTGCACAGCTGGTTGAAGCAGCAGGTGGAAGGGCGCCATCAGATCGACATCCGTTCCACCGAACTGCTCGCGCTGGACCTGAGCTTGCGCAAGCTGCAAACGCGCGTGGTGACCGCCATCACCGGCAGCGGGTTGCTGGTGGTCGCTGCTGTGCTTTACGGCCTGCATCCGGATGGCTGGTACCTGGGCACGGTGCCGGTGTGGAGCTGGATCAGCGGCGGTGCCGGTTCGGCAGCGCTGCTGGTTGCCTGGTTGCGGCGTTAG
- a CDS encoding pseudouridine synthase: MACGVGDADNPPVSIAPDPLQILYQDDVLAVVDKTAGLMVHDSKLARGEDDFLADRLREQLGRPIFLVHRLDRATSGCLLLAFDRETASALGKALMSGDVQKDYLAVCRGWPAEPRFTVDHDLDGGPGKPVKKPALTHFQRLATGELQVPSTGFATSRYALLRCQPQTGRFRQIRRHLKHLSHHLIGDTSHGDGRHNRSFRMLGIHRMLLHAKRLAFPHPADGRRIRVTAPLDDEFTKACALFGWDVAQL; encoded by the coding sequence GTGGCATGCGGTGTCGGCGACGCGGATAATCCGCCGGTGAGCATTGCCCCCGACCCGTTACAGATTCTCTATCAGGACGACGTCCTGGCCGTTGTCGACAAGACTGCCGGCCTGATGGTCCATGACAGCAAGCTGGCCCGCGGCGAGGACGACTTCCTCGCCGACCGCCTCCGCGAGCAGTTGGGCCGGCCGATCTTCCTGGTGCATCGCCTTGATCGCGCGACCAGTGGCTGCCTGCTGCTGGCGTTCGATCGTGAGACCGCCAGTGCGCTGGGCAAGGCGCTGATGAGCGGGGACGTGCAGAAGGATTATCTGGCCGTGTGCCGCGGCTGGCCGGCCGAGCCGCGATTCACTGTCGATCACGACCTCGATGGCGGGCCCGGCAAGCCGGTCAAGAAGCCGGCGCTCACCCATTTCCAGCGGCTGGCCACCGGCGAGTTGCAGGTCCCGTCCACCGGCTTTGCCACCTCGCGCTACGCCCTGCTGCGCTGCCAGCCGCAGACCGGGCGCTTTCGTCAGATCCGTCGGCATCTCAAGCACCTGTCGCACCATTTGATCGGCGACACCAGCCACGGCGACGGCCGCCACAACCGCAGCTTCCGCATGCTCGGCATCCACCGCATGTTGCTGCATGCCAAGCGCCTGGCATTTCCGCATCCGGCGGATGGCCGGCGCATCCGCGTCACCGCGCCGCTGGATGACGAATTCACCAAAGCCTGCGCGTTGTTTGGTTGGGATGTGGCGCAGTTGTAG
- a CDS encoding DUF2059 domain-containing protein: MLRQVPRSQNAPMTPTSSLAATRSLARRLLLAALLAVAAPAALAQAPSDADINRLLAASRAQTMLDTMLPQIEAMQQQQFAQLTAQRQLDADQQAQLQRIQERTRQTVRKALSWSELRPTYVDIYKRSFSREDVLAMAEFYESSAGQSLLDKTPALTQNLMGAIQQRMLPLFADLQKDLEKIVNAPAPAKKP; this comes from the coding sequence ATGCTGAGGCAGGTCCCCCGTTCGCAGAATGCTCCGATGACACCTACTTCTTCGCTCGCTGCCACGCGCAGCCTGGCTCGCCGGTTGCTGCTGGCGGCCCTGCTGGCCGTGGCCGCCCCGGCCGCATTGGCGCAAGCGCCCAGTGATGCCGACATCAACCGTCTGCTGGCCGCATCGCGCGCGCAGACCATGCTGGACACGATGCTGCCGCAGATCGAAGCGATGCAGCAGCAGCAATTTGCCCAGCTCACCGCGCAACGCCAACTCGACGCCGACCAACAAGCCCAGCTGCAACGCATCCAGGAACGCACCCGCCAGACCGTGCGCAAGGCGCTGTCGTGGTCGGAGCTGCGGCCAACGTATGTGGACATCTACAAGCGCTCGTTCTCGCGCGAGGATGTGCTGGCCATGGCCGAGTTCTACGAGAGCTCAGCCGGCCAAAGCCTGCTCGACAAGACCCCGGCCCTGACCCAGAACCTGATGGGCGCGATCCAACAGAGGATGCTGCCGCTGTTTGCGGATCTGCAGAAGGATCTGGAGAAGATCGTCAACGCACCTGCTCCGGCCAAAAAGCCCTGA
- the arfB gene encoding alternative ribosome rescue aminoacyl-tRNA hydrolase ArfB gives MASDPIQITPSLTIPPSELVERFVRASGAGGQNVNKVSTAVELRFDVAGSPSLPEPLRARLLSRRDRRMTAEGVLVIDAQRFRTQDRNRDDARERLAEIISACLSVPKRRVATKPSHGAKLRRLDAKRERSHIKRGRSASHWE, from the coding sequence ATGGCCAGCGACCCGATCCAGATCACCCCCAGCCTGACGATTCCGCCCAGCGAACTCGTCGAACGCTTCGTGCGTGCCAGCGGCGCCGGTGGGCAGAACGTCAACAAGGTCTCCACCGCGGTGGAGCTGCGTTTCGACGTGGCCGGTTCGCCGTCGCTGCCTGAGCCGTTGCGGGCGCGGCTGCTGTCGCGGCGTGACCGCCGCATGACCGCCGAGGGCGTGCTGGTGATCGACGCGCAGCGCTTCCGCACCCAGGACCGCAACCGCGACGATGCGCGCGAGCGGCTGGCCGAGATCATCAGTGCGTGCCTGTCGGTGCCCAAGCGCCGGGTCGCCACCAAACCAAGTCATGGAGCCAAGCTGCGGCGGCTGGATGCCAAGCGTGAGCGCAGCCATATCAAGCGTGGACGCTCTGCGTCCCACTGGGAGTAA
- a CDS encoding lysophosphatidylcholine acyltransferase, which yields MSQPDPSLPPVTQANILLQPSPPRMPRAHGRFIRWFGRTALRLTGWRLLGRLPDEPKLVMIVAPHSSNWDGFVGFAAKFALGFEVRVLGKSQLFWWPLGPLLRKLGAIPLDRSSPQGTIGQAVRLIRNSEQMWYVITPEGTRKRVENWKAGFWKIASDSKVPILPVYFDYPSKTVGIGEPFWTGKDMAADIAAIRTWYRPWRGKHRDTL from the coding sequence GTGAGTCAACCCGACCCGTCGTTGCCACCGGTAACACAGGCCAACATCCTGCTGCAGCCATCGCCGCCCCGCATGCCTCGCGCGCATGGGCGCTTCATCCGCTGGTTCGGCCGCACCGCCTTGCGCCTGACCGGTTGGCGCCTGCTCGGGCGGCTGCCCGACGAACCCAAGCTGGTGATGATCGTGGCCCCGCATTCGTCCAATTGGGACGGCTTTGTGGGGTTCGCTGCCAAGTTCGCGCTCGGCTTCGAGGTGCGTGTGCTCGGCAAATCGCAGTTGTTCTGGTGGCCGCTGGGCCCGCTGCTGCGCAAGCTCGGCGCCATCCCGCTGGACCGCAGCTCGCCGCAGGGCACCATCGGCCAGGCGGTGCGGCTGATCCGCAACTCCGAGCAGATGTGGTACGTGATCACGCCCGAAGGCACGCGCAAACGCGTGGAGAACTGGAAGGCCGGTTTCTGGAAGATCGCCTCCGATTCCAAGGTGCCGATCCTGCCGGTGTATTTCGACTATCCCAGCAAGACCGTGGGCATCGGCGAGCCGTTCTGGACCGGCAAGGACATGGCGGCCGATATTGCAGCGATTCGCACCTGGTACCGGCCGTGGCGCGGCAAGCATCGCGATACGTTGTGA